A genome region from Microbacterium terricola includes the following:
- a CDS encoding segregation and condensation protein A has translation MAPSPESASGTEAGDGFRVSLGVFDGPFDLLLTLLSKHELDITDVSLSTVTGEFIAYLRELEVDEELEQASEFLVVAATLLDMKVAGLLPQGELVDAESVALLEARDLLFARLLQYRAFKEVSVWFARCLQREEGRHARTVKLDAKYRNAVPELVWTLTPDDFAALALLAFAPKEIPHVGLDHLHAPLISIREQAAVVVTLLRNAGSLNFRELVAGVAQPGIVVARFLSVLELYRHAALSFEQLEPLGELTLRWTAERWSDENLASLGADYDR, from the coding sequence GTGGCGCCGTCGCCTGAATCCGCTTCGGGCACGGAGGCCGGCGACGGGTTCCGCGTCTCACTCGGCGTCTTCGACGGGCCGTTCGACCTGCTGCTGACGCTGCTCTCCAAGCACGAGCTCGACATCACCGATGTGTCGCTGAGCACCGTCACCGGGGAGTTCATCGCCTACCTGCGCGAGCTCGAGGTCGACGAGGAGCTGGAGCAGGCCTCGGAGTTCCTCGTGGTCGCGGCCACCCTCCTCGACATGAAGGTGGCGGGACTCCTGCCGCAGGGTGAACTCGTCGACGCCGAGTCCGTCGCGCTCCTCGAGGCCAGGGACCTGCTGTTCGCGCGCCTGCTGCAGTACCGCGCGTTCAAGGAGGTGTCGGTGTGGTTCGCGCGCTGCCTGCAGCGCGAGGAGGGCCGGCATGCGCGCACGGTCAAGCTCGACGCGAAGTACCGCAACGCGGTGCCCGAGCTGGTCTGGACCCTCACACCCGACGACTTCGCCGCGCTCGCGCTGCTCGCGTTCGCACCCAAGGAGATCCCGCACGTCGGCCTCGACCACCTGCACGCGCCGCTGATCAGCATCCGCGAGCAGGCTGCCGTCGTCGTCACGCTGCTCCGCAACGCCGGCTCGCTGAACTTCCGCGAGCTCGTCGCCGGTGTCGCCCAGCCGGGCATCGTCGTGGCCCGCTTCCTGTCGGTGCTCGAGCTGTACCGCCACGCCGCACTCTCGTTCGAGCAGCTGGAGCCGCTCGGCGAACTCACCCTGCGCTGGACCGCCGAACGGTGGTCCGACGAGAACCTCGCCAGTCTGGGGGCCGACTATGACCGATGA